From the Dehalococcoidia bacterium genome, one window contains:
- a CDS encoding DUF5131 family protein, with product MGIVTRMFAEVWRTWNPVVGCEHNCSYCYARKLALGRLRHLPQYQDFRPYLVKAELLSSFRSGLIFPCDMGDLWGRWVPREWIEQTLVVVERSPDATFLMLTKNPLRYMEFVNQFPPNIILGTTIESNLPYPAITDAPDPASRALALACVPWGRKFVSIEPIMDFDLNALPQRIELIKPEFVYIGYDNWSNNLPEPPLEKTLELISRLQQFTEVRTKTIREAWNYGAI from the coding sequence ATGGGAATTGTGACAAGGATGTTCGCCGAGGTATGGAGGACCTGGAACCCGGTGGTCGGTTGTGAGCATAATTGCTCCTACTGCTATGCCCGCAAACTCGCCCTGGGCAGACTGAGACACCTACCGCAGTATCAGGACTTCAGGCCCTACTTAGTCAAGGCGGAGCTTCTCAGTAGTTTCAGGAGTGGCTTGATATTTCCCTGCGATATGGGAGATTTGTGGGGTCGCTGGGTCCCGAGGGAGTGGATTGAGCAGACATTGGTAGTCGTGGAGCGATCCCCCGACGCTACCTTCCTGATGCTGACGAAGAATCCCCTTCGTTATATGGAGTTTGTAAATCAATTCCCACCTAACATTATTCTCGGCACCACCATCGAAAGCAATCTTCCATATCCCGCTATCACCGACGCTCCCGACCCGGCCAGTCGTGCTCTGGCTTTGGCCTGCGTTCCCTGGGGCAGGAAGTTCGTGTCCATAGAGCCGATTATGGACTTTGACCTCAATGCGCTACCGCAGCGCATTGAACTGATTAAACCAGAATTTGTTTACATAGGGTACGATAATTGGTCCAATAATCTCCCGGAGCCACCGCTGGAAAAGACATTAGAACTCATCAGCCGCTTGCAGCAGTTCACCGAGGTGCGGACTAAGACTATCAGGGAGGCGTGGAATTATGGGGCAATCTAA
- a CDS encoding tyrosine-type recombinase/integrase, producing the protein MMEVERFISTLTHKGSLNPAADNTKTAYRYDLERFGVFLDGGEATGEMAQQFLRQELDRGLKLSSVARYGRAIRKYLVWEGKSDDASSVLLPTPGRKLPEYHKMDTINKLIELARTPLERAVVVVLSDTGFRISELLALTADDIDWKNGLIFADRTKTNMQGWIPISQKGMDALRAYIKWAKPKGKLFPYTYHQIRNWIKELGEIAGVKVRLHMFRHSNAVISLERGEDISIIKQRLGHKNINTTMIYLQLMPQDLKKGTKGIW; encoded by the coding sequence ATGATGGAAGTGGAAAGGTTTATCTCCACCCTAACTCACAAAGGGTCGTTGAATCCCGCCGCCGACAATACCAAGACGGCATACCGTTATGACCTGGAGAGGTTCGGGGTGTTTTTGGATGGTGGGGAGGCAACCGGGGAGATGGCGCAGCAGTTCCTCCGACAGGAATTGGACAGAGGGCTCAAATTGAGCTCAGTGGCCAGATATGGCAGGGCGATAAGGAAATACTTGGTATGGGAAGGTAAATCGGATGACGCGAGTAGCGTCTTGTTGCCGACTCCGGGCAGGAAACTGCCCGAGTATCACAAGATGGACACCATAAATAAACTGATTGAATTGGCGAGAACGCCCTTGGAGCGGGCGGTGGTCGTGGTGTTGAGCGACACTGGTTTTAGGATTAGCGAGCTCCTTGCCCTCACAGCGGACGACATCGACTGGAAGAACGGACTAATTTTCGCTGACCGCACAAAGACCAATATGCAGGGCTGGATTCCCATAAGCCAGAAGGGGATGGACGCTCTCCGTGCCTACATAAAGTGGGCAAAGCCCAAGGGAAAGCTGTTCCCATACACCTACCACCAGATTCGTAATTGGATTAAGGAATTGGGCGAGATAGCCGGGGTGAAGGTCCGTCTCCATATGTTCCGGCACTCAAATGCCGTCATTTCCCTTGAGAGGGGGGAGGATATCTCGATCATAAAGCAGCGCTTGGGGCATAAGAACATAAACACCACGATGATCTACCTCCAGCTGATGCCTCAGGATTTGAAGAAAGGGACGAAA